From a region of the Chrysemys picta bellii isolate R12L10 chromosome 7, ASM1138683v2, whole genome shotgun sequence genome:
- the NDST2 gene encoding bifunctional heparan sulfate N-deacetylase/N-sulfotransferase 2, with the protein MIQLWKVVRHVRQLELHRLILVLIAFSLISMCFLAYYVTNSPKIKEPLPLPFSDCSNQHRVPIPPQASWRLTKSVDTSRTEPVVLVFVESIYSQLGQEIVAILESSRFKYRTEIAPGKGDMPTLTDKDRGRYALIIYENVLKYVNLDAWNRELLDKYCVEYGVGIIGFFKANENSLLSAQLKGFPLFLHSNLGLRDYHINPSAPLLYITRANEVEQGPLPGDDWTVFQSNHSTYEPVLLASTKSSESIPHLATHKALHATVVQDLGLHDGIQRVLFGNNLNFWLHKLVFVDAIAYLTGKRLCLTLDRYILVDIDDIFVGKEGTRMKVSDVEALLNTQNKLRTLVPNFTFNLGFSGKFYHTGTDEEDEGDDMLLKHRKEFWWFPHMWSHMQPHLFHNVTVLAEQMKLNKQFALEHGIPTDLGYAVAPHHSGVYPIHTQLYEAWKSVWGIQVTSTEEYPHLRPARYRRGFIHNSIMVLPRQTCGLFTHTIFYNEYPGGSKELDKSIRGGELFLTVLLNPISIFMTHLSNYGNDRLGLYTFESLVKFVQCWTNLRLQTLPPVQLAKKYFEIFPQEKNPLWQNPCDDKRHKDIWSKEKTCDRLPKFLVVGPQKTGTTAVHFFLTMHPAVTSNFPSPATFEEIQFFNGPNYHKGIDWYMEFFPIPSNASTDFMFEKSANYFDTEVVPKRGAALLPRAKIISILINPAIRAYSWYQHQRAHSDPVALNYTFYQVITAKTQAHLELRNLQSRCLLPGMYSTHLERWLTYYPSGQILIVDGQELRHSPASIMENIQKFLGVTPLFNYTQALKFDEAKGFWCQVLDGGKTKCLGKSKGRKYPDMDSSSRLFLTDFYREYNIELSKLMNRLGQPLPTWLREELQNSSWS; encoded by the exons ATGATTCAGCTGTGGAAAGTGGTGCGGCACGTGCGACAGCTGGAGCTCCACAGATTGATCCTGGTGCTCATTGCCTTCAGCCTGATCTCCATGTGCTTCCTGGCCTACTATGTTACCAACAGCCCCAAAATCAAGgagccactgcccctgcccttcaGCGACTGCAGCAACCAGCACAGGGTCCCGATCCCACCCCAGGCCAGCTGGAGGCTCACCAAATCCGTTGACACCTCGCGCACTGAGCCTGTGGTGCTAGTCTTTGTGGAAAGCATTtactcccagctggggcaggaaaTTGTGGCCATCCTGGAATCCAGCCGGTTTAAATATAGGACAGAGATTGCCCCTGGCAAGGGGGATATGCCCACCCTGACTGACAAGGACAGGGGTCGCTATGCTCTTATCATCTATGAGAATGTCCTTAAATATGTGAACCTAGATGCTTGGAACCGGGAGCTGTTGGACAAATACTGTGTGGAGTATGGAGTGGGGATTATAGGGTTCTTCAAAGCCAATGAGAACAGCTTGCTCAGTGCTCAGCTCAAGGGATTCCCCCTCTTCCTACACTCTAACCTAGGGCTCCGGGACTATCACATCAACCCCAGTGCCCCTCTGCTCTACATCACTCGGGCCAACGAGGTGGAGCAGGGTCCCCTGCCCGGTGACGACTGGACTGTGTTCCAATCAAACCACAGCACCTATGAGCCTGTGCTCTTGGCCAGCACAAAGTCTTCAGAATCCATTCCTCATCTGGCCACCCACAAAGCGCTGCATGCCACTGTCGTGCAGGACCTGGGTCTGCATGACGGGATCCAGCGGGTCCTCTTTGGAAATAACCTCAACTTCTGGCTGCACAAACTTGTTTTTGTGGACGCTATTGCTTACCTGACTGGCAAGCGCCTCTGCCTCACTCTTGACCGCTACATCCTCGTGGACATCGATGACATATTTGTGGGCAAAGAGGGCACTCGCATGAAGGTGTCTGATGTGGAG GCTCTCCTGAACACTCAGAACAAGCTGAGAACATTAGTCCCCAATTTCACTTTCAACTTGGGCTTCTCTGGGAAATTCTACCACACAG GTACAGATGAGGAAGATGAAGGTGATGACATGCTACTTAAACACAGGAAGGAGTTCTGGTGGTTCCCGCACATGTGGAGTCACATGCAGCCTCACCTCTTCCACAACGTCACCGTGTTGGCTGAGCAAATGAAGCTCAACAAGCAATTTGCGCTG GAACATGGGATCCCCACGGACTTGGGCTATGCTGTGGCCCCCCATCATTCTGGAGTTTATCCCATCCATACACAGCTCTATGAGGCCTGGAAATCCGTCTGGGGCATCCAGGTGACCAGCACTGAGGAGTATCCCCACCTGCGACCCGCCCGGTACCGGCGAGGGTTCATCCATAACAGCATCATG GTGCTGCCTCGACAGACGTGTGGGCTTTTTACTCACACCATCTTCTACAACGAATATCCTGGGGGCTCCAAGGAGTTGGACAAAAGCATTCGGGGTGGTGAACTCTTCCTGACTGTGCTTCTGAACCCA ATCAGCATCTTCATGACACACCTGTCTAACTATGGGAATGACCGGCTGGGGCTGTACACTTTTGAGAGCCTGGTCAAGTTTGTGCAGTGCTGGACCAACCTTCGCCTGCAGACTCTGCCTCCTGTCCAGCTAGCAAAGAAGTACTTTGAAATCTTTCCCCAGGAGAAGAACCCACTGTGGCAG AATCCCTGTGACGATAAGAGGCACAAGGATATCTGGTCCAAAGAGAAAACATGTGACCGGCTCCCCAAATTCCTTGTCGTTGGACCCCAGAAAACTG GCACAACAGCTGTGCACTTCTTCCTGACCATGCACCCAGCGGTCACTAGTAACTTCCCGAGTCCAGCCACCTTCGAAGAGATCCAGTTCTTCAATGGGCCCAACTATCATAAAGGAATTGACTG GTACATGGaattcttccccatcccctccaacgCCAGCACAGACTTCATGTTTGAGAAAAGTGCCAATTACTTTGATACAGAGGTGGTACCAAAGCGTGGCGCGGCCCTGCTTCCACGAGCCAAAATCATCTCCATTCTGATCAACCCGGCCATCCGAGCCTACTCCTGGTACCAG CACCAGCGCGCTCATAGCGACCCTGTGGCTCTCAATTACACCTTCTACCAGGTGATTACTGCCAAGACCCAGGCCCACCTGGAGCTGCGCAACCTGCAGAGCCGATGCCTACTCCCTGGAATGTATTCGACTCACCTGGAACGATGGCTGACGTATTACCCCTCTGGGCAG ATTCTGATTGTGGATGGCCAGGAGCTCCGGCACAGCCCTGCTTCCATCATGGAGAACATCCAGAAGTTTCTGGGGGTGACACCACTCTTCAACTACACCCAGGCCCTCAA GTTTGATGAAgcaaaaggattttggtgccagGTGCTAGACGGAGGGAAGACTAAATGCTTGGGAAAGAGTAAAGGAAGGAAGTACCCTGACATGGATTCCTCG TCTCGGCTGTTCCTCACAGACTTCTATCGGGAGTACAACATCGAGTTATCCAAGCTGATGAACAGACTTGGGCAGCCCCTTCCCACGTGGCTCCGCGAGGAACTGCAGAATTCCAGCTGGAGCTGA